One Actinomycetota bacterium DNA window includes the following coding sequences:
- a CDS encoding methyltransferase domain-containing protein — MAEVERATEWSGRRGWLGALLMVSPVRRLEEALLGRSSARLLGHVFSYLDHGATVLDAGCGSGYLSLPIAARLATGRVICVDLSQEMLAVLARRARARAVEGRIETVRAAVDSTGLEKGSVDILVSNNLLHELREPATAVTEWMRLLKPGGRIAISDYRATRLTGLIMRHGHGENAHGPFDTIGLASLLERAGFEEVRVIPCRNKLLALAKKPS; from the coding sequence ATGGCCGAGGTCGAGCGGGCCACGGAATGGTCGGGCCGGCGGGGCTGGTTGGGGGCCCTGCTGATGGTGAGCCCGGTGCGCAGGCTCGAGGAGGCGCTGCTGGGCCGCAGCAGCGCGCGGCTCCTCGGGCACGTTTTCTCCTATCTCGACCATGGAGCCACGGTGCTGGACGCCGGATGCGGCTCGGGGTACCTCAGCCTGCCCATCGCCGCCAGGCTGGCGACCGGCAGGGTGATCTGCGTGGACCTCTCGCAGGAGATGCTGGCGGTGCTCGCCAGACGGGCGCGCGCGAGGGCGGTGGAGGGCCGCATAGAGACCGTGAGGGCGGCAGTGGACTCCACCGGCCTGGAGAAGGGCTCGGTGGACATCTTGGTCTCCAACAACCTCCTGCATGAACTGCGCGAGCCGGCGACCGCCGTGACGGAGTGGATGCGCCTGCTCAAGCCCGGCGGACGCATCGCCATCTCCGATTACCGCGCCACGCGCCTCACCGGGCTGATCATGAGGCACGGACACGGCGAGAACGCGCACGGCCCCTTCGACACCATCGGGCTGGCCTCCCTGCTGGAGCGAGCGGGATTCGAGGAGGTACGGGTGATCCCCTGCCGCAACAAGCTCCTCGCCCTCGCCAAAAAACCATCCTGA
- a CDS encoding methyltransferase domain-containing protein: MGPSRWEEVAEDYNRIFRNDRPYWEVLETLAESAALQAGEVVLDVGCGTGNVTALLRERFPGARVCGVDPSSNMVRLAEDRFRADPMVEIREGEGIGIPYPDGYFDCVVSNLALHHVPPPQRCLCASELARVTMPGGRLVYSDLFWDVAGERDDPARMREVIEEIAAYALHCLDIGAPEMTVFLCQQLPLHLEEKNEYVATVNDWIGPLEEAGFEGLEIVLPPPPHFSFKIIRGTRSGL; encoded by the coding sequence ATGGGCCCCTCGAGATGGGAGGAGGTGGCGGAGGACTACAACCGCATCTTCCGCAACGACAGACCTTACTGGGAGGTCCTGGAAACCCTTGCGGAAAGCGCCGCCCTACAGGCGGGCGAGGTCGTCCTGGACGTCGGTTGCGGCACCGGTAACGTGACCGCTCTTCTGCGCGAGAGGTTTCCCGGAGCGAGGGTATGCGGCGTGGACCCCTCGAGCAACATGGTCCGCCTGGCTGAGGACCGCTTCCGGGCCGATCCCATGGTGGAGATAAGGGAGGGCGAGGGGATCGGGATACCCTATCCCGACGGCTATTTCGACTGCGTGGTATCCAACCTGGCCCTGCACCACGTGCCGCCGCCGCAGAGGTGCCTGTGCGCCTCGGAGTTGGCGCGGGTGACCATGCCGGGCGGTCGCCTGGTCTACTCGGACCTCTTCTGGGACGTGGCGGGCGAACGCGATGACCCGGCGCGGATGAGGGAGGTGATAGAGGAGATCGCAGCCTACGCCCTCCACTGCCTGGATATTGGCGCGCCGGAGATGACCGTATTCCTGTGTCAGCAGCTGCCGCTTCACCTTGAGGAGAAGAACGAATACGTGGCCACCGTGAACGACTGGATCGGACCCCTTGAGGAAGCCGGCTTCGAGGGGCTCGAGATCGTCCTGCCCCCGCCGCCGCACTTCTCCTTCAAGATCATCCGCGGCACCAGGAGCGGGTTATAA
- a CDS encoding DUF561 domain-containing protein yields MKSRVPGILGIEYPILQGGMIWVSDARLAATVSEAGGLGVIGAGGMPPETVEEEIRKARELTSKPFGVNIPILSPFGEGVFETAARLGVPVLTTSAGNPMAFTARAKEAGMKVVHVVSNVRMARKAQEAGVDVIVAEGYEAGGHNGFDELTTMALVPQVVDAVEVPVVAAGGIADARGMVAAFALGAEGVQLGTRFLASTESPAHPRYKELILSAGDCSTVITGRAFGPVRVLRNKLAEMILQAEREGMPPEKVQEMIGSGRSVKACLEGDLDEGSFMSGQVAGMIRELKSVREIIAELVEGYVRIVEGLR; encoded by the coding sequence GTGAAGAGTCGGGTTCCCGGGATACTGGGCATCGAGTACCCCATCCTCCAGGGCGGGATGATCTGGGTATCGGACGCGCGGCTGGCGGCGACCGTGTCCGAGGCGGGTGGCCTGGGGGTCATCGGCGCCGGAGGCATGCCGCCGGAGACGGTGGAGGAGGAGATAAGGAAGGCGAGGGAGCTCACCTCGAAGCCCTTCGGGGTGAACATCCCCATCCTCAGCCCCTTCGGGGAGGGAGTCTTCGAGACGGCGGCGCGCCTGGGCGTTCCCGTGCTCACCACCTCGGCGGGAAACCCCATGGCCTTCACCGCGCGGGCCAAGGAGGCGGGGATGAAGGTGGTGCACGTGGTGTCCAACGTGCGCATGGCCCGCAAGGCCCAGGAGGCGGGGGTGGACGTCATCGTGGCCGAGGGCTACGAGGCGGGCGGGCACAACGGCTTCGACGAGCTCACCACCATGGCCCTGGTCCCCCAGGTGGTGGACGCGGTGGAGGTCCCGGTGGTGGCGGCGGGCGGCATCGCCGACGCGCGCGGCATGGTGGCGGCCTTCGCCCTGGGCGCAGAGGGGGTGCAGTTGGGGACCCGCTTCCTGGCCTCCACGGAAAGCCCCGCCCATCCCCGCTACAAGGAGCTCATCCTCTCTGCGGGGGACTGCTCCACGGTGATCACGGGGCGCGCCTTCGGCCCCGTGCGCGTGCTGCGCAACAAGCTGGCGGAGATGATCCTGCAGGCGGAGAGGGAGGGCATGCCACCGGAGAAGGTGCAGGAGATGATCGGCTCCGGGCGTTCCGTGAAGGCCTGCCTGGAGGGGGACCTGGACGAGGGCTCCTTTATGAGCGGGCAGGTGGCGGGGATGATCCGGGAGCTGAAGAGCGTCCGCGAGATCATCGCGGAGCTGGTGGAGGGCTACGTGCGCATAGTGGAAGGCCTTCGTTGA
- a CDS encoding 3-hydroxy-3-methylglutaryl CoA synthase, producing MVGITSFGGYVPRYRLNRMIVFGSMGWLNPVIITNARGEKAVANFDEDAITMAVAAGMDCLRGIDRSGIDAVYFASTTAPYRERQNANIVAGALGAGEQIRTADFSASLKAGTTALLSALEFAAANPGSRAVVCAADCRLGKMASTQEMVFGDGGGAVAVGDDDVIAEYKGCYSVSYDFVDHLRGANTKYDRMWEERWIRDLGYQSFIPEAVNGLCAKYGLSPTDFDKVVYPCYYGGARKKINTMFGEDPSKVQDDMLATVGDTGTAHPLLMLAAALETAQPGQKILLVSFGSGCDAMWFEVTEAIAKMQDGRGVSRWLARRADLDNYQKYLVWRGMAPPELGLRGEVDKETRWSLVWRDRKSILGLWGGKCKACGTQQWPAKRMCVNPDCGAIDQFEPVYLADKGGTIFSYTGDMLAASLNPPAVYGTVSFNGGGRTVLDFTDCTVEDLAVGNPVDFSFRIKFYDPKRDITNYFWKAIPAVEEVK from the coding sequence ATGGTAGGTATCACCTCGTTCGGCGGATACGTGCCTCGCTACCGCCTGAACCGCATGATCGTCTTCGGCAGCATGGGTTGGTTGAACCCGGTGATCATCACCAACGCCAGGGGCGAGAAAGCGGTGGCCAATTTCGACGAGGACGCCATCACCATGGCGGTGGCGGCGGGCATGGATTGCCTGAGAGGGATCGACCGCTCCGGCATCGACGCGGTGTATTTCGCCTCCACCACCGCCCCTTACAGGGAGAGGCAGAACGCCAACATCGTGGCCGGGGCCTTGGGGGCGGGCGAGCAGATCCGCACCGCGGACTTCTCGGCCTCGCTTAAGGCGGGCACCACGGCGCTGCTCTCGGCCCTGGAGTTCGCGGCGGCGAACCCCGGGAGCAGGGCGGTGGTATGCGCCGCCGACTGCCGGCTGGGCAAGATGGCCTCCACCCAGGAGATGGTCTTCGGGGACGGGGGCGGCGCCGTGGCGGTGGGCGACGACGACGTCATCGCCGAGTACAAGGGCTGCTATTCGGTGTCCTACGATTTCGTGGACCACCTGCGGGGAGCCAACACCAAATACGACCGCATGTGGGAGGAGCGCTGGATTCGCGACCTCGGCTACCAGAGCTTCATCCCCGAGGCGGTCAACGGGCTGTGCGCCAAGTACGGCCTGAGCCCCACCGACTTCGACAAGGTCGTCTACCCGTGCTACTACGGCGGCGCGCGTAAGAAGATCAATACCATGTTCGGGGAGGACCCCTCGAAGGTTCAGGACGACATGCTGGCCACGGTGGGAGACACCGGCACCGCCCATCCCCTGCTCATGCTGGCGGCGGCCCTGGAGACCGCGCAGCCGGGACAGAAGATACTGCTGGTATCCTTCGGGAGCGGCTGCGACGCCATGTGGTTCGAGGTCACCGAGGCCATCGCCAAGATGCAGGACGGACGCGGCGTCTCGCGCTGGCTGGCCCGCCGCGCCGACCTCGACAACTACCAGAAGTACCTGGTGTGGAGGGGCATGGCGCCTCCGGAGCTGGGCCTGAGGGGCGAGGTGGACAAGGAGACCCGCTGGTCGCTGGTGTGGAGAGACCGCAAGTCCATCCTCGGCCTGTGGGGAGGGAAGTGCAAGGCCTGCGGCACCCAGCAGTGGCCAGCAAAGCGCATGTGTGTGAACCCGGACTGCGGGGCCATCGACCAGTTCGAGCCCGTCTACCTCGCCGACAAGGGCGGCACCATCTTCTCCTATACCGGGGACATGCTGGCCGCCTCCCTCAACCCGCCGGCGGTGTACGGGACCGTCTCCTTCAACGGCGGCGGACGCACGGTGCTCGACTTCACCGACTGCACGGTGGAAGACCTGGCGGTGGGCAACCCGGTGGATTTCAGCTTCCGCATCAAGTTCTACGATCCCAAGCGGGACATCACCAACTACTTCTGGAAGGCGATACCCGCGGTCGAGGAGGTGAAGTGA
- a CDS encoding acetyl-CoA acetyltransferase: MAEGIRDKVVILGMGCTKFGERWDKSGGDLLVDALTEALEDAGIEKKDLQAAWLGVHIDEINIGKGGTYASNAMHLPFIPVTRLDNFCASGTEAFRGAAYGVASGAYDIALAIGVEKLKDTGYGGLPDSPAFGQEMVMVGPNATAPGMFAQLATAYAAKHKIPMERVKEAMTHVSWKSHQNGAKNPRAHLRKAVSKEQIAGAPMVAYPLGLFDCCGVSDGAAAAVVCTPEVFKKLKPNEPMVKVKALQIAVSSGEEAAYDRWDGASILTTRAASKRAYEEAGIKDPRKEISMMEVHDCFSITELCTMEDLWISPDGGAPDDILNGFFDLDGQIPCQPDGGLKCFGHPIGASGIRMIFEMYNQLLGRWPEDRAVKNPKFGLTHNLGGVPNNNVCSIAIFGVD, encoded by the coding sequence ATGGCCGAGGGCATCAGGGACAAGGTGGTCATCCTGGGCATGGGATGCACCAAGTTCGGGGAGCGCTGGGACAAGAGCGGCGGCGACCTCCTGGTGGACGCGCTCACCGAGGCCTTGGAGGACGCGGGCATCGAGAAGAAGGACCTGCAGGCGGCCTGGCTGGGAGTGCACATCGACGAGATCAACATCGGCAAGGGAGGTACCTACGCCTCCAACGCCATGCACCTGCCCTTCATCCCCGTGACCAGGCTGGACAACTTCTGCGCCTCGGGCACGGAGGCCTTCCGCGGCGCCGCCTACGGCGTGGCCTCGGGAGCCTACGACATCGCCCTGGCCATAGGGGTGGAGAAGCTCAAGGACACCGGCTACGGCGGGCTGCCCGACTCCCCGGCCTTCGGGCAGGAGATGGTCATGGTGGGGCCAAACGCCACCGCCCCGGGCATGTTTGCCCAGCTGGCCACGGCTTATGCTGCCAAGCACAAGATCCCCATGGAGAGGGTCAAGGAGGCCATGACCCACGTGTCCTGGAAGAGCCACCAGAACGGGGCCAAGAACCCCCGCGCGCACCTGCGCAAGGCGGTCAGCAAAGAGCAGATCGCGGGCGCGCCCATGGTGGCCTATCCCCTGGGGCTCTTCGACTGCTGTGGGGTATCGGATGGCGCGGCCGCGGCCGTGGTGTGTACCCCGGAGGTGTTCAAGAAGCTCAAGCCCAACGAGCCCATGGTCAAGGTGAAGGCGCTGCAGATCGCGGTGAGCTCCGGCGAGGAGGCCGCCTATGACAGGTGGGACGGCGCGAGCATCCTCACCACCCGCGCGGCGTCCAAGCGCGCCTACGAGGAGGCGGGCATAAAGGATCCCCGCAAGGAGATCTCCATGATGGAGGTGCACGACTGCTTCTCCATAACCGAGCTCTGCACCATGGAGGACCTTTGGATATCGCCCGACGGCGGCGCGCCCGACGACATCCTCAACGGCTTCTTCGACCTCGACGGCCAGATACCGTGCCAGCCCGACGGGGGCCTGAAGTGCTTCGGGCACCCCATCGGCGCCTCGGGGATCCGCATGATCTTCGAGATGTACAACCAGCTCCTGGGCCGCTGGCCGGAGGACCGGGCGGTGAAGAATCCCAAGTTCGGGCTCACCCACAACCTGGGCGGGGTGCCCAACAACAACGTCTGCTCCATCGCCATCTTCGGCGTGGATTAG
- a CDS encoding Zn-ribbon domain-containing OB-fold protein produces MEEIKDTFLHPVVPLDFQNNYRVGAYLQRYLDGFREKKILGAKCSQCGRVVVPPRKYCGACNLVMEEFVELPQEGTLENFTVGHVTLEKGQLNRADAPYVIGMVRLEGASNSLLAKLDVAPADVKTGMKVKAVWKDQVEGEYTDLDCFQPA; encoded by the coding sequence ATGGAGGAGATCAAGGACACCTTTCTGCACCCCGTCGTGCCCCTGGATTTCCAGAACAACTATCGAGTAGGCGCTTACCTGCAGCGCTACCTCGATGGGTTCAGGGAGAAAAAGATCCTGGGGGCGAAATGCTCGCAGTGCGGCAGGGTGGTTGTGCCGCCGCGCAAGTACTGCGGGGCCTGCAACCTGGTCATGGAGGAGTTCGTGGAGCTCCCCCAGGAGGGGACGCTGGAGAACTTCACCGTTGGCCACGTCACCCTGGAGAAGGGCCAGCTCAACAGGGCCGACGCCCCCTACGTCATCGGCATGGTGAGGCTGGAGGGCGCATCCAACTCGCTGCTCGCCAAGCTGGACGTGGCTCCCGCCGACGTAAAGACGGGCATGAAGGTCAAGGCGGTCTGGAAGGACCAGGTCGAGGGGGAATATACAGACCTCGACTGTTTCCAGCCGGCATAG
- a CDS encoding B12-binding domain-containing radical SAM protein produces the protein MKVLFVHSEQDPYSHDKPLEILERVQFGISYISALLKSEGHATRLVVLCGETVPRILEEVEDFDPGLVCFTSVYTELGTMSRAAALVKRHRPEVFTLLGGPHATLRPDECLAEGVFDAVCVGEGEYPTLELVEQLEAGRFPSRIANLIIRRPDGSVERNAARPFLEDLDALPFPDREMWMPWVANPTSRPSILVGRGCPFNCTYCCNHALRKAAPGKYVRLRSPENIARELVELKAYEPTFAEAYLEVETLGVDLEWAAGLCSELKRANAGFAVPVSFGANLRVTPNADYEELFAMLAEANFRFVNIGLESGSERVRREVLNRRYSNRDIVNAVEAARRHGMQVGIYNLIGLPGETPRDFRETVEVNRICQPDWFLLSVFFPYPGTELYERCEKLGLLEKPADPYMERRRPVLELPGFSKGQVKRRRDWFPLLVYRGRRPLKELLWLVAMAKIYSNHRLADMHRRLMERYHARRGRDFSSSPEMAFYGVRDVEVDGGTELAEAGLVSGGEGGSA, from the coding sequence ATGAAAGTACTCTTCGTCCACTCGGAACAGGATCCCTATTCTCACGACAAGCCCCTCGAGATACTGGAAAGGGTCCAGTTCGGCATCTCCTACATATCGGCCCTCCTCAAAAGCGAGGGGCACGCAACGCGCCTGGTCGTGCTGTGCGGAGAGACCGTTCCCCGCATCCTGGAGGAGGTGGAGGATTTCGACCCCGGTCTGGTGTGTTTCACCAGCGTGTATACGGAACTCGGCACCATGTCCAGGGCGGCCGCGCTGGTGAAAAGGCACCGCCCCGAGGTCTTCACCCTCCTGGGAGGGCCCCATGCCACGCTGCGGCCGGACGAATGCCTGGCGGAAGGGGTCTTCGACGCCGTCTGCGTGGGCGAGGGAGAATACCCGACCCTCGAGCTGGTGGAGCAGTTGGAGGCCGGCCGCTTCCCCTCGCGCATCGCGAACCTCATCATCAGGCGGCCGGACGGGAGCGTGGAGAGGAACGCCGCGCGCCCCTTCCTGGAGGACCTCGACGCGCTTCCCTTCCCCGACCGGGAGATGTGGATGCCCTGGGTGGCGAACCCCACCTCGAGGCCCAGCATCCTCGTGGGCAGGGGTTGCCCCTTCAACTGCACCTACTGCTGCAACCACGCGCTGCGCAAGGCCGCGCCTGGAAAGTACGTCCGCCTGCGCAGTCCCGAGAACATCGCCAGGGAACTGGTGGAGCTCAAGGCATACGAGCCCACCTTCGCCGAGGCCTATCTCGAGGTGGAGACCCTGGGCGTCGACCTTGAATGGGCGGCGGGCCTGTGCTCGGAGCTCAAGAGGGCCAACGCAGGGTTCGCGGTGCCGGTCTCCTTCGGGGCCAACCTACGCGTCACCCCCAACGCCGACTACGAGGAGCTCTTCGCCATGCTCGCGGAGGCCAATTTCCGTTTCGTCAACATCGGCCTGGAGTCGGGGAGCGAGCGCGTCCGCCGCGAGGTCCTCAACCGGCGCTATTCCAACCGCGACATCGTCAACGCGGTGGAGGCGGCCCGCCGCCACGGCATGCAGGTGGGCATATACAACCTCATCGGCCTCCCCGGGGAGACGCCGCGCGACTTTCGCGAGACGGTGGAGGTGAATCGCATCTGCCAGCCGGACTGGTTCCTGCTCTCGGTCTTCTTCCCCTACCCGGGCACGGAGCTCTACGAGAGGTGCGAGAAGCTGGGGCTGCTGGAAAAGCCGGCGGATCCGTACATGGAGCGCAGGAGGCCGGTGCTGGAACTGCCGGGCTTCAGCAAGGGGCAGGTGAAGCGGAGGCGCGACTGGTTCCCGCTGCTGGTCTACCGGGGACGCCGTCCGCTCAAGGAGCTGTTGTGGCTGGTGGCCATGGCCAAGATATATTCCAACCACCGTCTTGCGGATATGCACCGGCGGTTGATGGAGAGGTACCATGCACGGAGAGGGCGGGATTTCAGCTCCTCCCCAGAGATGGCCTTCTACGGCGTTCGCGACGTGGAGGTAGACGGGGGCACGGAGCTGGCTGAGGCCGGGCTCGTCTCCGGCGGAGAGGGAGGGTCCGCGTGA
- a CDS encoding ferritin has protein sequence MLSEKMQEALNDQMKWEFYSEFLYLAMAGYFKSRSLDGFANWMMVQTQEEHAHAVMFFDYIAEAGGRPEVRAFDQMENEYASVTDVFRKTVEHEKLVTRRINDLMALALEEKDYATAKFLDWFVKEQVEEVASPQKILDQLEMTQESGNALMMLDRELAQRVFNPPVPAE, from the coding sequence ATGCTTTCGGAGAAGATGCAGGAGGCGCTCAACGACCAGATGAAGTGGGAGTTCTACTCGGAGTTCCTCTACCTGGCCATGGCGGGATATTTCAAGTCCAGGAGCCTGGACGGCTTCGCCAACTGGATGATGGTCCAGACCCAGGAGGAGCACGCCCACGCGGTGATGTTCTTCGACTATATCGCCGAGGCGGGCGGCAGGCCCGAGGTCCGCGCCTTCGACCAGATGGAGAACGAATACGCTTCGGTGACCGACGTCTTCCGCAAGACGGTGGAGCACGAGAAGCTGGTGACCAGGCGCATCAACGACCTCATGGCCCTAGCCCTGGAGGAGAAGGACTACGCCACCGCCAAGTTCCTGGACTGGTTCGTGAAGGAGCAAGTGGAGGAGGTGGCCTCCCCCCAGAAGATCCTGGACCAGCTGGAGATGACGCAGGAGAGCGGCAACGCCCTGATGATGCTAGACCGCGAGCTGGCCCAGCGGGTCTTCAACCCGCCGGTTCCCGCCGAGTGA
- a CDS encoding C_GCAxxG_C_C family protein yields the protein MDEMVNRGVAAFARLRILTYLNCMQATYSTLAGYLGVSERTAVRAGCPLEGGGASEGSTCGVVSGGCMAVVLAHLGDILEGEAGKGEALYGRLREYTAWFEESFGSTLCRERSGLDLNELLSFMDYLFTGKVFTRCVNHIGRAVSHLIELMNRPLEGGGEASAIDLRLASGGGYCAAEVLKGLREETGLGSLFLERMSVALDGGVGLSGGLCGALGAALLAMGLVWGIDPRKEGLVGTLVPFVRGHVNLYAGRSEPELWAVANPFMREFRKRYGSLECRDLTGCRFGSGSELAEHVESSESCAQMKEWCRTRAAELISSHTVFAT from the coding sequence ATGGATGAGATGGTCAACCGGGGCGTAGCGGCCTTCGCGCGCCTGCGTATCCTCACCTACCTGAACTGTATGCAGGCGACCTACAGTACCCTGGCAGGGTACCTGGGAGTGAGCGAGAGGACGGCGGTGCGGGCGGGGTGCCCGCTCGAGGGCGGCGGAGCAAGCGAGGGCTCCACCTGCGGGGTGGTCTCGGGAGGCTGTATGGCCGTGGTCCTCGCCCACCTCGGGGACATCCTGGAGGGCGAGGCGGGCAAGGGGGAGGCTCTGTACGGGCGCCTGCGCGAGTACACGGCCTGGTTCGAGGAGAGCTTCGGCAGCACCCTCTGCAGGGAGCGCAGCGGCCTGGACCTCAACGAGCTGCTCAGCTTCATGGACTACCTGTTCACCGGCAAGGTGTTCACGCGCTGCGTCAACCACATCGGCAGGGCGGTATCCCATCTCATCGAGCTCATGAACCGTCCCTTGGAGGGAGGGGGCGAGGCGAGCGCGATCGACCTCAGGCTGGCGTCAGGAGGCGGATACTGCGCGGCGGAGGTGCTGAAGGGCCTGCGCGAGGAGACCGGCCTGGGGAGCCTCTTCCTGGAGCGGATGTCCGTGGCCCTGGACGGCGGCGTGGGGCTCTCGGGCGGCCTCTGCGGCGCCCTGGGGGCTGCCCTGCTCGCCATGGGGCTGGTGTGGGGCATAGACCCCAGGAAGGAGGGCCTGGTGGGCACCCTGGTCCCCTTCGTAAGGGGCCACGTAAACCTCTACGCGGGACGCAGCGAACCGGAGCTCTGGGCGGTGGCCAACCCCTTCATGCGGGAGTTCAGAAAAAGATACGGCTCCCTGGAATGCCGTGACCTTACGGGATGCCGCTTCGGGAGCGGGTCCGAGCTGGCCGAGCACGTGGAGTCCTCGGAGTCGTGCGCGCAGATGAAGGAATGGTGCCGCACGCGGGCGGCGGAGCTCATCTCCTCCCACACCGTGTTCGCCACGTGA
- a CDS encoding type III pantothenate kinase — translation MLPAIDVGNTHRVRDSLRRQARTSTPACTHKDRTADEMAIKLGGFLMIEDRSLKEAEDVIVSSVVPEMTGSLGRMAREILKLEPVVAVSEADTGMPILYDDPRQLDPDRIVNGVTAVEKHGKPRIVIDLGNVNTLGGCGRRLPGGRDNPGTAEHLGSALQGGRAPHQGGVDRYPQRHRAQRRRVHSVRAGIRLRGADRQAHPAAQGGARPRVQGHRHGRPGGNRFPVLREHRRHRPLSDAVRPEGHLRPGARERPVNRRRQRARHDVSH, via the coding sequence ATGCTGCCGGCCATCGATGTCGGAAACACACACCGTGTTCGGGACTCTCTACGACGACAGGCTCGAACGTCAACGCCAGCCTGTACCCACAAAGACCGCACGGCGGACGAGATGGCCATCAAGCTCGGCGGTTTCCTGATGATCGAGGACCGTTCACTAAAGGAGGCAGAGGACGTGATCGTCTCCTCCGTAGTGCCGGAGATGACCGGCTCCCTGGGGCGCATGGCGAGGGAGATATTGAAGCTGGAGCCCGTGGTTGCGGTCAGCGAGGCCGACACCGGCATGCCCATCCTCTATGACGACCCCAGGCAGCTGGACCCCGACAGGATAGTCAACGGGGTGACGGCGGTGGAGAAACATGGAAAGCCCCGTATCGTGATCGACCTGGGGAACGTGAACACTCTCGGTGGATGCGGACGGCGCCTTCCTGGGGGACGCGATAACCCTGGGACTGCAGAGCACCTCGGAAGCGCTCTTCAGGGCGGTCGCGCGCCTCATCAGGGTGGAGTTGACCGCTACCCCCAGCGTCATCGGGCGCAACGCCGTCGAGTCCATTCAGTCCGGGCTGGTATACGGCTCCGCGGGGCGGATCGACAGGCTCACCCAGCTGCTCAAGGAGGAGCTCGGCCCCGGGTGCAAGGTCATCGCCACGGGCGGCCTGGCGGAAACCGTTTCCCGGTATTGCGGGAGCATCGACGCCATCGACCCCTCTCTGACGCTGTACGGCCTGAGGGTCATCTACGACCGGGTGCGCGGGAAAGGCCGGTGAACAGGCGGCGGCAACGGGCTCGGCATGACGTTAGTCATTGA
- a CDS encoding methyltransferase domain-containing protein, with amino-acid sequence MKLEKQAYRSIYEKEDEHWWFLGRRRVLGALLDALDPPGDWRVLDVGCGTGGNFPFLSRYGEVEGCDYSEEAVRFCRLRGDVPVREASIYELPYADCSFDLVTCLDVIEHLRLDLPAFLELRRVARKGGRVLVTLPAGPGIYSDFDCLAGHLRRYTLPEVRLLMRESGLEIERLTGYTVLVHPLIRYYRRRGSISSGDGRYTQAMETIHRPTNHILVRALELEARLISRWDLRGGSSLAALARRP; translated from the coding sequence ATGAAGCTGGAGAAACAGGCCTATAGGAGCATCTACGAAAAAGAGGACGAGCACTGGTGGTTCCTGGGCCGCCGCAGGGTGCTGGGCGCGCTCCTCGACGCCCTGGACCCGCCCGGCGACTGGAGGGTGCTCGACGTGGGGTGCGGCACGGGGGGCAACTTCCCCTTCCTCTCCCGCTACGGCGAGGTCGAGGGATGCGACTATTCGGAGGAGGCGGTGCGTTTCTGTCGGCTGCGGGGGGATGTCCCCGTGCGGGAGGCGAGCATCTACGAGCTTCCCTACGCCGACTGCTCCTTCGACCTCGTGACCTGCCTCGACGTCATCGAGCACCTGCGCCTGGACCTGCCCGCCTTCCTGGAGCTCAGGAGGGTGGCCAGGAAAGGCGGTCGCGTGCTCGTGACCCTCCCCGCGGGGCCGGGGATCTACAGCGACTTCGACTGCCTGGCGGGGCACCTGCGTCGCTACACCCTGCCGGAGGTAAGGCTTCTCATGCGGGAAAGCGGCCTGGAGATAGAGAGGCTCACCGGCTATACCGTGCTCGTACACCCACTCATACGTTATTACCGCCGCCGCGGGAGTATAAGCAGCGGAGACGGCAGGTACACCCAGGCCATGGAGACCATCCACCGACCCACCAACCATATTCTGGTAAGAGCCCTGGAGCTCGAGGCACGGCTCATATCGCGGTGGGACCTGCGTGGCGGCTCCTCCCTGGCCGCCCTGGCCCGCAGGCCCTGA